A stretch of DNA from Orcinus orca chromosome 3, mOrcOrc1.1, whole genome shotgun sequence:
aaggaaggagtttctgggcttccctggtggcgcagtggttgagggtccgcctgccgatgcaggggacacgggttcgtgcccagtccgggaagatcccacatgccacggagcggctgggcccgtgagccacggccgctgagcctgcgtgtccggagcctgtgctccgccacgggaggggccacaacagcgagaggctcgcgtaccaaaaaaaaaaaaaaaaaaagggaaggagattctgacacatgctacaacatggatgaactttgaggacattgtgctgagtggaagaagccagacacaaaacggacaaatactgtatgattccacttatatgacgtccctagaggagtcaaattcatagaggcaaagtagaatggtgggtgtcaggggctgggggagggaggaacagggagttagtgtttaatggagacagagtttcaattttgcaagataAAGAGTTCttgaagatggatggtggtgacagttacacaacaatgtgaaggtACTTGTCACTAaggaactgtacacctaaaaatggtgaagatggtaaattttgtgttatgtgtattttagcccaatttttaaaaatttaaatcaatagGGGTCTCATCTGAACCCCTGAGACAGTGTCCCTAAATTTCTTGGCCCTCCTCTTGAGAATTCGGAAGTGAATGGACTCTGGGCATAAATGCTGGCTCTTCCTCTCATTCAGTGGGTGGCCCCAGGCAGGTGACTCCCCTGATGTCATCTTCTACCAAGCAGGGTTAGCAATAACAGTGCTGAAACGAAAGTCCTCTGGACTGTTTCCTTTCACTtgcagtttttgttttggtttgtgttCAAACCTTGGAATGCCAAGCTCTGGGCAAAgctttttaattaatgtttgctCTGCTGTTTTATGAGATGAAGCCACTCAGAACATCCCCATTTGCcaggggcagaggggaaggggcaggaatcAAGTCTGGGGCTGTCCAACTCAGTCTATGCTGGTCTTTAGGGACCTCTCGTGATCTTTTCTAAGAAAAGAGAAACTGAGTCCAGGACCCTCAGAAGAGGTCTCTTTGAGTCATTGCAGAGATAATGGGGgctatttaataatttttcacaTCAACTCCTCCCTTCCCCTATCCCATACTGGACTTTTGAAGCAATGTTGtaatacctgaaaaagaatatatgaaagtagatagtggtgatggtagcacaagTTTATGAATCCaccaaaaaccactgaattgtgcatTTAAACCGGGCAAATTTTATGGTGTATGAATgatatctcaatttttattttttatttttttggagtcTATCCCAGTCATTTTATTTCACATGACctgaatattgattttttaattaattttttggagtatagttgatttacaacgttgtgttagtttcaggtgtacagcaaagtgattcagttatacatatacatatatccactcgtttttagattcttttcccatataggtcattacagagtattgagtagagttccctgtgtcaatttttaaattaaattaattttttaaaagaatagatgaaATGCACATGTGCAAGAGGTCTTTACCCAGGAGGCTCACCCCAGGATTACATCAATCAATTTCCTCCACCTTTGGCTTCGGGTTACGTTGGGTTCTGCCAGTGGGAGGGGAAAGGCCACGGCGTTTGTCCCTCACGCTCCTTCCATGCAGGTCACTGTGGATTCGCGGCATCCCTCTATCTCAGCCCCAGCTCCAGTTTCTGAGAACCACTCCCTCCTTTTGCCCCTTTCAACTAAAGATGGTGATGGGACCCCACGGTTGCCAGCAGGGCGGCACGTCTCCTTACCCCCGACCCTTCCCTTAACCATCGTTCCTGTCTTCATCACTTCCCAAATTACCCACTGTGAGTGTGCTGTCTCTTTCCATCCAAGGTGCTGACTGATGTAACATATGCACTTGACAGAGCAGAGGAGCAAAATGCATACACACTAGCCCACCATCAGACTCTACCATTAGAACATCATCGATATTCACTGTCTGCCTCACCCCAAAGGTCTCCACTGTCCTGACTTTTATGTCCAGCattctcttgttttaaaaaaaaaaatcctttagaactctactcaatattctgtaataacctatatgggaaaagtatctgaaaaggaatggttacatgtatatgcataactgaatcactttgttatacacctgaaactaacacaacattgtacatcaactatactccaataaaaaataaaaattaaatttgaaaaagtatttttaaaattcctttgaataatttattttaaaagacacatttatCTCCTTACCAAGAAGAAAAAGCCATCGTACCCACCATGAGTGAAGCTGAACTCGATATTTATTTGCAGATGGCGCGTACAGTATTCCAAACCCCCTACGTATAGACTCTTAGTGCAAGAAAACACCAGACCTTCTCTCCCAGCTTCTCTTGCAGCTAGAGGGTGAGCATGTGACCCTGATTCCACTCTGCAGATGCACAGGATTTAGAATTGAGAGTTGGCCACCCACAGAAGGGGTCAGGAAGAGGAGGTAGCAGAAGGGACAGGAGCGTGGCATTGCCAGCATTGGCAGCAAAAGCCAGAGCCTCTGGTTGGTTTCAGGGGGATGATTTAAGCTGGGATCTTAGCTGCTGCCCTGAGCTGCCACTTTGTCCCCTTTCAATCTTCCAAGGCTGGTGATTCTGTGAGCCCTCAGGATCTACCCAAGAAATTCCTTTGCAGCTTAAATCACactgagtcagtttctgttgcaTATAAGGAAGAATCATCATCAATCCAGGTGGCAACTCTAAAAACAAATGCAGTGTGGGGAGGGATACTGTTATTAAATTCCAGGTGGATGCTACTGGTGACCAGCAGAGATTGGCCAAAGCTCAGAAGGTGATAATAACAAGCGAAcccttgactcttttttttttttttttttttgcggtacgtgggcctctcactgttgtggcctctcccgttgcggagcacaggctccggacgcgcaggctcagtggccatggttcacgggcccagctgctccgcggcatgtgggatcttcctggaccggggcacgaacccgcgtcccctgcatcggcaggcggactctcaaccactgcgccaccagggaagccctgactcttTATTTCTACACTCATGCCCCCCCCACCTCATCGTTACATCCTAGCTGCTCAAGCCAAAAATCTTGGCGTCGTCTCTACTTTCTCTCTTTCACACCTCACAGCTAATCTATCAGGAGATCGTTTTCACCTGACCTGAAAAGTATATTCAGAACCAACCACTTCAAAACACCTTCTTGGCCCCTAACCTATTCCAACCGCCATGATTTCTCGCCTGGAATATCGCACCAGCCTCCTCCTCTTCTGCATTTTCCTCCCTGcctatagatataaaaatatatttcaaagaggTAAAACATtcacagtgcttttttttttttttagggcggtacgcgggcctctcactgttgtggcccctcccgttgtggagcgcaggctccggacgcacaggctcagcggccatggctcacgggcccagctgctccgcggcatgagggaccttctcggaccggggcacgaacccgtgtcccctgcatcggcaggcggactctcaaccactgcgccaccagggaagccctcacaatgcttttaaaaataaaaaatatatatgaagaaatatttgttaaacaattCTCTTACCTTCATCTTTCCTCAACTGCCCAATTCCTGATCCCCCACCACTGCCTGTTATAACTTGCATGAGTTATTTATCCAGGTTTTCTTTCTGATTatgcaaggaaaaaaaaccctgatgaatggataaactgtggtatatacacacaaaggaatagtattcagccctaaaaaggaaggaaattctgacatgtgctacaacatggatgaaccttgaagacattatgcctAGCAATATAAGCCAGATATAAAAGGACAGATATATtgcgtgattccatttatattaggTACCTAGAGTATGCAAATTCgtagacagaaagtaaaatagtGGTTCAAAGACGCTgggaagggggaatggggagttagtgtttaacggGGACAGAACTTTAGTTTGGGAGTGGAAAAACATGAATATTCacttcttttaactttttcacaAAAAGCGACATACTATACACGTAAGTGTGAACTTTGGTTCTTTCCTTGAGTGATACGTCTTAGGAGTTTCTCACAGCAGCCCGAAAAGACTTCCTCATTCTTTGGTCCAGCTGCAGTATATTCCACTGTGTAGATGGACAATAATTTATGCAACTGATCCTGTAGTAATGAATCTTTGGGCTCTCTCCAATCTTTGGCTATGATAGAAATGACTGCAATGAATAACCTTGTGTTTATACTTCGTTTCACACATGTGCAAGCATTTCTGTCATGGGATTACTTGGCCAAAGAAACTaagcatttgtaatttttatgaaCATCATCAATTTCACCTCTACTGGGGAGGACTGATGTCCACATGTGAACATGCTTACTTCCCCACAGCCTCACCAAACTGGGCATCATTGATCTTCCAAAGTTTTGCTGATCTAATGCATAAAAATTAGTATctcacatttctcttattttaactTGCATTGCTCTTATCATGAGTAAAGCCCAGTGTCTTTTAGTGCGTTAAAGaatatttgtgtttcattttttgtggACATTCTGACTACAACTTTTGCTCAATTTTTTTCTATggaattgtttatattttattattaattcttaGAAACTCTTTACATATTATGAACATTAAGGGGTCTATAGTAGGAAGTGCAGAtactttttctcagtttttttttaaacttttctgtggTGGTGTTTGGTCTTATTTTTATGGTGTGGAATTATTCATCTTTTTCGGCGTTGTTACTTTTGGATTTGAGTCATAGGAACAAAGGACATCCCCAGACTAATTTTttaacacagaaagaaaatgtcaCTCCCCTTTTCAAAACTCTCCACTGGTTCTCTCTCTAACTTAGATTCAGATCCACAAAGATGTGGCCTCCTACACGATCTGATCCCTGAATATTCAGCTCAGATTATATCCCACTCTCTCCCTATCAGTCAATCCATTCCCAGAACACGGACCTCCTTGCTGTTTCTTAAACACTCCACACACACTtccatctcagggcctttgcacttgctcttccctctgcctagaatacttTTCCTAGATATCCACATGTCTCCCTCCTTCAACTGATATAGGGacacaaatgtcacctcctcagagaggcccccTCTCTATCCCCtgaacctgcttttttttttttaatttaattttatttatttatttattttatttttagctgtgttgggtcttcgttgctgtgcacgggctttctctagttgcggtgagtgggggctactctttgttgcagtgtgtgggtttctcattgcatggcttttcttgttgcagagcacgggctctaggcaagtgggcttcagtagttgtggcctgcaggctctagagtgcaggctcagtagttgtggcacatgggcttagttgctccgcggcatgtgggatcttcccgggccagggctcaaacccatgtcccctgcattggcaggcgaattcttaaccactgcgccaccagggaagtcccatccaaTTATTCTTAATTTACTGAAACTTTCTGGTCTCAACCTAAATACCACTTCCTTCGGGAAGCCTTCCTTTACTCCCCAGGCTAGATGAGATGAGCAGGCTCCTCTGGGCCCTTGCAGCTTCTTATTTATGGGTAGTTCTCCCTGGCCCGGCTGTGAGCTCTGTGGGGACACATATCATTGAAATTCCATGGTGCTTTCAGACCCAGTAATCAACCCCAAACATGATTGCTAAATTATTCTTTATCCCCTCTTAGCAATAAGCTTCTCTTGAAAACTCTCACTGCCTTCAGAAACCTCCTTTGACCCGCAGAGGAGGCATGCGATTCCCTGAGGAATCTGGAAGCAAAGCCAGTTCTTGAAGCCCTGAGGAAACCAAGAAATGACCCAAGGAGCCGTGGCTGGGACTGGAAGTGACCAAACTGGGCACATCCCGGCATACCGTACATGCTAAGAAGCTCCTGACACCTCCTACCAGAGCGATCAActgtacctctctgagcctcagttttctcatccgtaGAATGGAAGAGTTGATGGAGAGAAAGTCCCAGTAAGTGCAGGAACTTAGTAGGTGTACCATCAATGACAGACGTTCGCTGTTATGTGGCTATGGGTGTTATTCTTTGACACCTGGGTCCTGCCCAGCCTTTCCCGGGAAGCCTCGGGCTGGGAGCCCAGGAGGATGGGGTGAAAACAGAGGGCACACATCCCTGCAAGGCcgtcccgcccgccccgggctCGCTGCAAACCTGTTGTCCCAGGGAGGGGAAGGCGGACGGAATCtgagctgcagcagcagctgctCTAAGCTAGAGGCCAAAGTCCCCTCCCTTCTCCACTGACATTCTTGCGGGAGGAGGCCGAGCGCTACTCTGCGTCTGGCCGGAGGTTCGCTGGCGCCCTCTCGTGGCCAAGTTCGAGAGGTTGGACTTGACCACTGACAGCGGCCAGCAGACCTTGGTGGAGCCCATAGCTACTCTCCCGACCTCCTACCCTCTTTGAGCtccctctttgttttgttttgttttattgaagtacagttgatttacaatgttgtgttagtttctggtgtatagcaaagtgattatatatatatactttttcatatttttttcattacagTTTATCAGAGGATACtgactgtagttccctgtgctatacagcaggaccctcgttgtttatctattttatatataatggtttgtatctgctaatttgGGCTCCCTCTTAAACCTGGATTCAGAAGCTCAGTTCCATCTctttacctgctgtgtgaccctgagcaagtcacttaacctctctgtgcctcagttacctAGCTGTACAGTATTGGGCAGGACACTTCATTCTGTgattttttcatttgcaaaatgggtcAGTGGGTCATTATATTGCTGAGAGGATTCAAAGAGAGAGTCCAGGTGAACGTGGCTACAGTAAATATCCACTCCATGAGGGGGCGTTTCCAtcctgttcactgctgtgtccccagcaacAAAGCCAGCcatgcagtaggtgctcaaatttattttatttatttcattattaattaTTGAGCAAATGCTTATCATTCTTCTTTTGGGGGACCTggactggggtggggtggagggatcaGGTGCATGAGATATGAATTCCTGCTTTCACTCagcatccatttttttctttttttttttttttttttttttttttttgcggtacgcgggcctctcactgttgtggcctctcccgttgcggagcacaggctccggacgcgcaggctcagtcgccatggctcacgggcccagccgctccgcggcatgtgggatcttcccggaccggggcatgaacccatgtcccctgcatcggcaggcggactctcaaccgctgcgccaccagggaagcccttttttttcttttctttttttttttttttttttagcatccatTTTTGACTCCATCCATTAGTTCACTGGGTGGCAAGGCTGTATCCCAAAGGACCCCACACTAGTTGTTCTCCTGCCTCCTCTGCTGCTTATTGGTACCCAAGGGCAGTTTTCCCTTCCTGGACCCACCTCCAAGTCAAAATAGAAactcaagggaattccctgatggttcaGTTGTTAGGACGCTAAcaacttccactgcagggggaacaGGTTCGATTCCTAGtcggaaactaagatcccacaagccttgcagtgtggtctaaataaataaataggggcttccctggtggcgcagtggttgagagtccgcctgccgatgcaggggacgcgggttcgtgccccggtccgggaagatcccacatgccgcggagcggctgggcccgtgagccatggccgctgagcctgcgcgtccggagcctgtgctccgcaacgggagaggtcacgacagtgagaggcccgcgtaccactaaataaataaataaataaataaataaataaataaataaataaattctgcttattgctataaaaaaaattaaaaaggaaagaaaagaaactcaagAAAACTCAAGCCCCTCACCTTTGGATATCCCCcgtcctggacacctgggagcccctgggttgggggcagggatgTGGACACCTGGTATAAGAATGAAGATGTGAAGGGGGGGAGCTCACCCCCAGCCAAGAGAGAGCTGAACAGAACCACTGGAGGTTCCCTGAGAGCCTGGGAGAATGGTGGAATATGCCACACCAAATGGACACCAGTGTTCTAGAACTTTCTAAATTAGGTCTCACCTGCATCCCTGATCCAGGCTTTAATtcaattctgttgattttttctTCGTAAGAGACTGTTTACCGTAGACTTAAGAGCATTACCCATCCTCGTGGTTCACCTGCCTGACCCGGGGTAAGTTGCTCATCCTCTcggggcctcggtttcctcatttgtacaatGGGTGGTAATCCTTACTTCAGCTGTGAGACTTCTGTGAGTGTACATAGAGCATGTAGAACAGTGTCTTGCCCACAGTAGGTGCACGATAAATGCCTGAGGAATAAATGACTACCCACTTTGTGTCTGACACACTCGGTTTCCCAAATCTCTACAAAGATAGAGTCTGGAAAGTGGGCACTCAGTGAACCCAAGTCACGGGAGGCTATGAGGTTTAAGGAGAAAGTAAGTTCTCAAAAAATGTccactccagggacttccctggtggcacagtggttaagaatccacctgccaatgcaggagacatgggttggagccctggtccaggaagatcccacatgcagtggagcacctaagcccgtgcgccacaactactgagcccatgtgacacaactactgaagcctgcacccctagagcccatgctctgcaacaggacaagccaccacaatgagaagcccgcgcaccgcaacgacgagtaaaccccactcaccacaactagagaaaaccccctcacggcaacgaagacccaacacaaccaaaaataaaaataaataaaataaataaattcattaaaaaaaaagtctattccaCACAATCAGCAACTTTGTCTATTGtggtcactgctgtgtcctcagcaTGCTAAGTAGGGCCAAGCTtgtagtaaatatttaatgaatttttgTGGGATAAATGTATATTGTCATTGTTTGGGGAGGTCTGGGTCCCTCCAATAGGCAAGACTCTCCAACCTGGCAGTACTGACTTCACTGAAGAAGAAAGAACCAGACAAACTTGTCTGCAGCCCCACCTGCTTCGAAGGGGCAGACACCACAGATTGGGTTCAACGTCTTTAATAGGGCATATTAAACAGCCAGTGAGAATTATTTCAGGCCAGAGAAAGCCTTCTTCCAGGAATCTTCAAGCAAGATGTGTTTTCCTCCCTGGTTTAATATGTATAATTTGCCTGTTGGAAAAGCAGCCCAGAGAGATTGGCATGATTTAGGAACAATAGACAGTGGACCATTTACCAAGGGTAATCGGTTCCtgcaaggaaggagaaaagccatgcAGTGCATGCTGGGCTCACAAAGGTCTGAAACTCGGTAAGAGCTTTTGACCCATGCATTTCCCAGAAGCTTCCACTACACTGGGTCCCCGCGGTCAGATGGCTAAATGCCATATGGCTGATCATGCCTGTGATTGGGAAATGAAAACGTAATGCCTGCATTGCCCCAGTTGGAACAACTACCCCAGAAACTCTCGCCAGCTTCACAAGGGCAGAGGAGGGGACAGTCCTCTTTCCTTCTGCCCCTACCGGCCAATCCCAACCAAGCCTTGAGTGCATGCCCAGGGCCACATGGCCCAGGCTCCctgctgggggaggagaggcctTCAGGATGAGATCCCATGGCTGATGGGAAAGGCAGCCCTCCTAACACCCTGGCCCCCAAGGCGTGGGTGGGGCCTGGAAAACTTCTCAATGCAACtgtccccagccccccaccctgcGAAGGACTGGCTGAGGAGGGCGGAGCAGCCCCCTCGTCACCCATTGGATTTATGGGAATTTCCTCCCCGTGTTCATTTAGACATTAACTCGGCCAGGGTAAGCCAAGGCAAACAGACCAGACCTGGGGTGGACAAGAGGACAGGCATCTGTGGCCTGTGGCCCTACATTGTCCTCCCACCGCCATGGATGTGCCCTGGCTCCTAGGATTGATTCTACTCCTCCTGGGGAGCCCCGTTGCCCATGCTGAGCCGCTGTGAGTCTGGAGAACTGAGGGGACATCTGCCATCTCTATGATTCCCTGCATGTGACCCCCGTCCATCACTTCCACCTCTTGAGTCCCCCTGTGCCCCCATGTTTGTCTGCTGACAGGTACATCCTGGTGACCCCCCGGGTCCTGCGGGTCGGCAGCCCGGAGAACATCCACGTGCAGGCTCACTCGGACTCCAGAGAGCCCCTCACCAGGACCCTCAAGGTGAACCTCACCGTGTGGGATTTCCCCATGAAGAAGATGCCAGTGGCTAGGGTTCAGCTCGTTCTCTCACCAGAAAACCACTTTATGGACCAGGCACCAGTGACGGTGGGTGACAGGCCGGGTTGGGTGGCCATAAAGGGAATCTCTGGGTCAGCAGCAAGGATAGAGAGGGGCAGACTCTAGAGGGACTTCCCAAGCGGCACACTGGAGAAGAGATGCAGGgcctgtgggacttccctggcagtccagtggttgggacttcacctTCTATTGGatggggtgcaggttcgatccctggtcagggaactaggatcccacatgtctcacatccaaaaaaacaaaacataaaacagaagtagtATTGTAGTAGGTTCAGTAAGGTCTTTgaaaatgatccacatcaaaaaaaaaatcttttttaaaaaaaaagagagatgcaaGGCCTGGATATAGTTACTGCTTCTCTTATGtcttatccatttttttaaattgaagtatagttgatttacagtgttgtgttaatttctgctgtacagcaaagtgagtcagttatacatacatatacattcttattcatttttttaacatctttattggagtataattgctttacaatagtgtgttagtttctgctttataacaaagtgaatcagctatacatatacatatatccccatatcccctccctcttgcatctccctcccaccctccctatcccacccctccaggtggacacaaagcaccgagctgatctccctgtgctatgcggctgcttcccactagctatctattttacgtttggtagtgtatatatgtccatgccactctctcacttcgtcccagcttacccttcaccctccccgtgtcctcaagtccattctctacgtctgtgtctttatttcctatcctgcccctaggttcttcagaactttttttttttttttagattctacatatatgtgttagcatacggtatttatttttctctttctgacttacttcactctgtatgacagactctaggtgcgtccacctcactacaaataactcagcttcgttccattttatggctgagtaatattccattgtatatatgtgccacatcttctttatccattcatctgttctttttcttattctttacccttatggtttatcacaggatactgaatacagttccctgtggtatacagtaggaccttgttgtttatgcattctatatataccaaTTTGCATGTCCTATCCATTTAGAAACTCAAAGTTCCGTAGGTCTGGGCTCCGAGAAAGGCCTTGATTAGTCCGTATAACGTCTCTGTGCGAATTAATAAAAGGCGCCCTCTGCTGGTACTCTGGGAAACTGAGCCTAAACGGGATCGcatccccccctccacccccaacccccccaccccgcgcTAGGCTGGATACCCTTGTTCAGCAGCAACCTGGGCGGCACACGTGGGGGCCTTGCTCCCAAGGGCAGAACCAGAGAGCTCCCATTCAATTGCTTCTCCAAGATCTGGTCCAGGGCTTTGCCCCCAGGGATGGAGACCCCAGCAGGCCCTGAGGAGTGTGGGCATCTCTCCCCAGATTCCCGAGAGCCTGGTCTACCCGCCACAACCAGGAACGCAGTATGTCATCATCCAGGCAACCTGGGCACCCACCTCGGCCTCCGCATTAATGGAGAAGCTGGTGCTGGTGGCTCCCCACGCTGGCTACATCTTCATCCAGACAGACAAGACCATCTACACTCCTGAGCAATTGGGTACAGCCCCCAGGCACTTGGCCTGGGGCAGGCGCTGACTCTCATCCCCAGTTTCCCCCATGCCCACATGTTCCACCTACCAGGGTGTCCTTCTGTCCAAGGTCCCCCCACTGCCCAAGATCCTAATGACTACACCCACCCCCCTCCAAACTCTATCCCGTGCTCAgagccttccctcctcctccagttCAATACCGGGTGTACACTGTGAACCACAGGATGGATCCTGTGCCCAGGACATTCACTCTGGACATCAAGGTGATCTCTCCCGAGGGGAGGGTGGATCCCAGACACTGGGGTTATATCACATGCTGACGGCCTGGGGTATGAACCAACCACCCCCTGTATCCCCGCAGAACCCAGAGGGGATCACTGTCATCAGCCAGGATTTCCTGGCCAGGGACAGTGTCTTCGCAAACTCCTTCCACCTCCCAGAGCTCATCAGGTGCCCTGTTGGGAACcctaggggtggagggagggaggttctCCTTCTCAGGCTCCATCTCTCctaactctctgtgcctcagtcttggGACCTGGAGCATCGAAGCCAGATACCAAAGTGCACCCAAGCAGAAGTTCAAGGCAACCTTTGAAGTGAAGGAGTTTGGTGAGAAGGGTGTGCCAGGGTGGGCAAGGTGGATCTCGCCAGGACCGGGGCTGGAAATGCAAAGGAGGTCTCACggtgcacctgctgtgtgccgggGCCTGACGACTATGTGTTCCAGCCCTTGGGGGCTGCCAGAATCACTGAGGAAGGAGcgagtggggcagggaggggatgtggggggGCGACAGTGAAACGCTGAGGGTGACTCTCTCTTTACTGCACCCAGCGCTCCCATCTTTTGAGGTCCAGCTGACACCAAACAAGACTTTCTTCTACCTCAACGATGAGGCTCTGGGTGTGAATATCCAGGCCCGGTGAGTTCCTTTACCCCCAGCCTGGCCAGAGGACCAGAAATGCCAAGAAACTGAATGGGTAGAGAGAAATGAACCACTTCTGTAGCTCTTAGGGTATAGCAGAGGCACTCTCTGCCACCCATGACACAATCTTGTCCCGTGAGGTTATGCAGACCATCCCTTCAGGTCTCTGGGGTTGTACAGGCCACCTTATCTACCTAATGGAGTTATACGACCTCTCATGGTTTGGACCATCTCTGAAGGTCCACGAGGTTGCATAGGCACCTTTGCCATCTTGTGAGGTTGTCCAGACCATCTCTGAAGTTCTATGAAATTGCAAATGTCACATATGTT
This window harbors:
- the LOC125963820 gene encoding complement C3-like, which gives rise to MDVPWLLGLILLLLGSPVAHAEPLYILVTPRVLRVGSPENIHVQAHSDSREPLTRTLKVNLTVWDFPMKKMPVARVQLVLSPENHFMDQAPVTIPESLVYPPQPGTQYVIIQATWAPTSASALMEKLVLVAPHAGYIFIQTDKTIYTPEQLVQYRVYTVNHRMDPVPRTFTLDIKNPEGITVISQDFLARDSVFANSFHLPELISLGTWSIEARYQSAPKQKFKATFEVKEFALPSFEVQLTPNKTFFYLNDEALGVNIQARYIFNKPVDGHALAIFGVKQDSHRIPIQSSLQKVEIFEGLGHVSLQKGTLMATFQGPEEDFIGASIFVNVTVFSTGGEMVQAKTSGVKIVQSPYNIKFTRTPQYFKPGMPFHFRVFVSNPDGSPASKVLVRCQNHKVHTSSSGVATLTINTNGDLKELPILVETDAPLQPEEQASARMTAWPYATQDGSGNFLHIEVKTLSTEVGSNIQLSLNTKHQNPAAKDWITHFTILVRGQART